One genomic region from Lycorma delicatula isolate Av1 chromosome 1, ASM4794821v1, whole genome shotgun sequence encodes:
- the LOC142334289 gene encoding neuropeptide Y receptor type 2-like: MVNDNMERDFNLLPPASNGLLSMVSTILENSTGSHSFQSSKVNEGTEFFNFSLQEAYQILREHQSSERLLMPGTEVALILVYSVLMTSGVVSNALVCFVVGRQCARKRLSNTGPTPRNLYIVNLAIADMALCLICMPFTLVSLLRRRWTLGLVLCKLVPVLQGANISVSAGTITAIALDRYFTIVRPSRSQVFHRAAFSVASVISLIWGVSFLSMLPLLFYQEVETVKLGDLVLYEACLEKWPSRTWQYVYTICLMVVQFLVPFLVLSVIHTKISAYLSVRLSTPRDNTCKRAKREWRRNRRTMIILSCIAIVFAVSWLPMTAFNLAMELDCSFISKPSTLYLVFAVCHIMAMSSACTNPLLYGWLNTNFRREISGIFRSRRNTEDPQQPNHDKDFRHTNRNSVCMKQGDRRISLTFFTTLTSNRTTSSSHTNPTINPQSALARVNL; encoded by the exons ATGGTAAATGATAATATGGAGCGAGATTTTAATCTTCTCCCTCCGGCTTCGAACGGTTTGTTATCTATGGTCTCTACAATTCTAGAAAACTCGACTGGAAGTCATTCTTTCCAAAGCAGTAAAGTAAACGAAGGAacagagttttttaattttagtttgcaaGAAGCGTATCAAATACTTCGTGAACATCAGTCGTCGGAACGACTACTTATGCCCGGAACCGAAGTGGCACTTATACTCGTTTATTCTGTATTAATGACATCGGGTGTTGTCTCTAACGCCCTTGTTTGTTTCGTTGTGGGACGTCAATGTGCAAGAAAAAGATTATCGAACACCGGCCCGACACCTCGGAATTTGTATATAGTTAATTTGGCTATCGCAGACATGGCTCTCTGCCTCATCTGTATGCCTTTCACCCTAGTTTCATTACTTCGACGCCGATGGACTCTGGGATTAGTTCTCTGTAAGCTTGTTCCAGTACTTCAGGGAGCAAATATTTCTGTTTCCGCTGGGACTATCACCGCTATCGCTCTAGATAG ATATTTCACTATTGTACGACCAAGTAGATCACAAGTATTTCATAGAGCTGCCTTCAGCGTTGCGTCAGTGATAAGCTTAATTTGGGGTGTTTCCTTTCTTTCTATGCTTCCGCTGTTATTCTATCAGGAGGTAGAAACAGTTAAGTTGGGAGATTTG GTTCTGTACGAGGCGTGTTTGGAGAAATGGCCGTCTCGGACGTGGCAGTACGTATATACAATATGTCTAATGGTAGTACAATTCCTAGTTCCATTTCTTGTACTAAGTGTTATTCACACTAAGATTTCTGCTTACCTATCTGTCAGGCTCAGCACTCCTAGAGATAATACCTGTAAAAGGG caaagagAGAATGGAGACGTAACAGAAGAACCATGATAATATTGTCGTGCATTGCAATTGTGTTTGCCGTTAGTTGGCTACCGATGACCGCTTTCAATCTAGCGATGGAGTTAGACTGCAGTTTCATTTCAAAACCTAGTACTCTTTATCTTGTGTTTGCCGTATGTCATATTATGGCGATGTCTTCTGCTTGTACAAATCCATTGTTATACGGCTGGCTTAATACGAATTTTCGTCGAGAAATAAGCGGAATTTTTCGGTCGAGACGCAATACGGAAGATCCTCAACAACCTAATCACGATAAGGATTTTCGACATACGAATCGAAATTCCGTTTGCATGAAGCAAGGGGATAGACGTATAAGCCTCACATTTTTTACTACCCTAACTTCTAACAGAACTACTTCTTCTAGCCACACTAATCCAACCATTAATCCGCAATCGGCACTAGCCAGagttaatctttaa